From Pan paniscus chromosome 9, NHGRI_mPanPan1-v2.0_pri, whole genome shotgun sequence, the proteins below share one genomic window:
- the LRRC32 gene encoding transforming growth factor beta activator LRRC32 isoform X2 — protein sequence MRSQILLLLALLTLGLAAQHQDKVPCKMVKSLTQMTPVPHTMES from the exons ATGAGATCCCAGATCCTGCTGCTCCTGGCCCTGCTGACCCTAGGCCTGGCTGCACAACACCAAGACAAAGTGCCCTGTAAGATG GTAAAAAGCCTCACCCAGATGACCCCCGTCCCTCATACCATGGAGTCATGA
- the LRRC32 gene encoding transforming growth factor beta activator LRRC32 isoform X1, giving the protein MRSQILLLLALLTLGLAAQHQDKVPCKMVDKKVSCQGLGLLQVPSVLPPDTETLDLSGNQLRSILASPLGFYTALRHLDLSTNEISFLQPGAFQALTHLEHLSLAHNRLAMATALSAGGLGPLPHVTSLDLSGNSLYSGLLERLLGEAPSLHTLSLAENSLTRLTRHTFRDMPALEQLDLHSNVLMDIEDGAFEGLPRLTHLNLSRNSLTCISDFSLQQLRVLDLSCNSIEAFQTASQPQAEFQLTWLDLRENKLLHFPDLAALPRLIYLNLSNNLIRLPTGPPQDSKGIHAPSEGWSALPLSAPSGNASARPLSQLLNLDLSYNEIELIPDSFLEHLTSLCFLNLSRNCLRTFEARRSGSLPCLMLLDLSHNALETLELGARALGSLRTLLLQGNALRDLPPYTFANLASLQRLNLQGNRVSPCGGPDEPGPSGCVAFSGITSLRSLSLVDNEIELLRAGAFLHTPLTELDLSSNPGLEVATGALGGLESSLEVLALQGNGLMVLQVDLPCFICLKRLNLAENRLSHLPAWTQAVSLEVLDLRNNSFSLLPGSAMGGLETSLRRLYLQGNPLSCCGNGWLAAQLHQGRVDVDATQDLICRFSSQEEVSLSHVRPEDCEKGGLKNINLIIILTFILVSAILLTTLATCCCVRRQKFNQQYKA; this is encoded by the exons ATGAGATCCCAGATCCTGCTGCTCCTGGCCCTGCTGACCCTAGGCCTGGCTGCACAACACCAAGACAAAGTGCCCTGTAAGATG gtgGACAAGAAGGTCTCGTGCCAGGGTCTGGGCCTGCTCCAGGTCCCCTCGGTGCTCCCGCCAGACACTGAGACCCTTGATCTATCTGGGAACCAGCTGCGGAGTATCCTGGCCTCACCCCTGGGCTTCTACACGGCACTTCGTCACCTGGACCTGAGCACCAATGAGATCAGCTTCCTCCAGCCAGGAGCCTTCCAGGCCCTGACCCACCTGGAGCACCTCAGCCTGGCTCACAACCGGCTGGCGATGGCCACTGCGCTGAGTGCTGGTGGCCTGGGCCCCCTGCCACACGTGACCTCCCTGGACCTGTCTGGGAACAGCCTGTACAGCGGCCTGCTGGAGCGGCTGCTGGGGGAGGCACCCAGCCTGCATACCCTCTCACTGGCGGAGAACAGTCTGACTCGCCTCACCCGCCACACCTTCCGGGACATGCCTGCGCTGGAGCAGCTTGACCTGCATAGCAACGTGCTGATGGACATCGAGGATGGCGCCTTCGAGGGCCTGCCCCGCCTGACCCATCTCAACCTCTCCAGGAATTCCCTCACCTGCATCTCCGACTTCAGCCTCCAGCAGCTGCGGGTGCTAGACCTGAGCTGCAACAGCATCGAGGCCTTTCAGACGGCCTCCCAGCCCCAGGCTGAGTTCCAGCTCACCTGGCTTGACCTGCGGGAGAACAAACTGCTTCATTTCCCCGACCTGGCCGCGCTCCCGAGACTCATCTACCTGAACTTGTCCAACAACCTCATCCGGCTCCCCACAGGGCCACCCCAGGACAGCAAGGGCATCCACGCACCTTCCGAGGGCTGGTCAGCCCTGCCCCTCTCAGCCCCCAGCGGGAATGCCAGCGCCCGCCCCCTTTCCCAGCTCTTGAATCTGGATTTGAGCTACAATGAGATTGAGCTTATCCCCGACAGCTTTCTTGAGCACCTGACCTCCCTGTGCTTCCTGAACCTCAGCAGAAACTGCTTGCGGACCTTTGAGGCCCGGCGCTCAGGCTCCCTGCCCTGCCTGATGCTCCTCGACTTAAGCCACAATGCCCTGGAGACACTGGAACTGGGCGCCAGAGCCCTGGGGTCTCTGCGGACGCTGCTCCTACAGGGCAATGCCCTGCGGGACCTGCCCCCATACACCTTTGCCAATCTGGCCAGCCTGCAGCGGCTCAACCTGCAGGGGAACCGAGTCAGCCCCTGTGGGGGGCCAGATGAGCCTGGCCCCTCCGGCTGTGTGGCCTTCTCTGGCATCACCTCCCTCCGCAGCCTGAGCCTGGTGGATAATGAGATAGAGCTGCTCAGGGCAGGGGCCTTCCTCCACACCCCACTGACTGAGCTGGACCTTTCTTCCAATCCTGGGCTGGAGGTGGCCACGGGGGCCTTGGGAGGCCTGGAGTCCTCCTTGGAGGTCCTGGCACTGCAGGGCAATGGGCTGATGGTCCTGCAGGTGGACCTGCCCTGCTTCATCTGCCTCAAGCGGCTCAATCTTGCCGAGAACCGCCTGAGCCACCTTCCCGCCTGGACACAGGCTGTGTCACTGGAGGTGCTGGACCTGCGAAACaacagcttcagcctcctgccaGGCAGTGCCATGGGTGGCCTGGAGACCAGCCTGCGGCGCCTCTACCTGCAGGGGAATCCACTCAGCTGCTGCGGCAATGGCTGGCTGGCAGCCCAGCTGCACCAGGGCCGTGTGGACGTGGACGCCACCCAGGACCTGATCTGCCGCTTCAGCTCCCAGGAGGAGGTGTCCCTGAGCCACGTGCGTCCCGAGGACTGTGAGAAGGGGGGGCTCAAGAACATCAAcctcatcatcatcctcaccTTCATACTGGTCTCTGCCATCCTCCTCACCACGCTGGCCACCTGCTGCTGCGTCCGCCGGCAGAAGTTTAACCAACAGTATAAAGCCTAA